CCATTAAGAAATTAGTTGCCAAGGGTCAAATGTCTAATAATTTGAACCCATCCATAGGATTTAAAAGCCATTAAAGGTTTACAAACACAGCAAATTCAATGTTTCACAGCCAAGGCACAATTCAACCTTTCCTCGAGTCGATTATACATGAAGAAACAAACACTTCTTAATATATCATAGACAATGACCACAAACTCAGAGGGAAAGGAGCCCCCTCCGGACACGGGTCTAAGTAGTAACTAACCCATTGCATACTTTTGGGTCCAGCTTCGAGCAGTTGCTTCGTACTTGCTTTTATCAGTCTTGTACATATGAGCAATCTCGGGCACCAAAGGATCATCAGGATTAGGGTCTGTTAGCAGAGAACAGATCGACAGCAACACCTGCAAGTAATAGATAACAAAATAAGCCACCACCATACACCCACCCACCATAATCTGCACTGTGATAGATCAATTTATGGTTAATGCACTTGAAATGAACAAGGTATGATTTGATCCATCCACATGTTTCCCTCTTTTAGTTTTCTCGAGAACAACTTAAACTGGGAACAGAGAACTACTGGTATTCAGTTTCTTAAATTACACTCTCAACGGAAGGAAAATATTACTGCATTCCTTAAATATTAAACGAATGGGGGGAGAACTAGATAAATAGCAATACTGATAAAGAGTACATTCACGTTCTTAGTTCATTTTATCCAATTGGGCAGAGAGTAATAGCCCTTGAAACTTTGAAATGTataaaagcaaaataaaaagATCAACATATGTGTCTGAACTATATCAGAAATAACCTTGGAAATCGTAAGTGCCGGGCTCCATTGTTCCTTCAGAATGTCGAGGCAAATGCTGCCATTGCTGTTGATGTTTGGGTGAAAAACCTTTGTCCTAAAAGCTACCTGCATATTGTTCCACGAATGATGAGTGAAATTTTCACAGGGAAAAgagtaaagaaaagaaaatgctATACACACTGGAGACAGCCAATACTTATGTACTTTAGCAAATGAATCTAAGAGCACGCCAAGTCAATTCTAAGAAAATACATGAAGAAAGTCAATCCATTGTTGGATTCTGTATGGAATAAAACAAAACTATTCACTAGGATACCAGCAAGAAAAATAGACTTTCTGTCTCCCCTCTAGTTAAGGGTTCAACATAGTACTCATGAGGGGAATGTTTTAGATGAGATTAACAAGATGCATGTTCTCAAACCTGAGGAACTGAAAGCAATTGTCTATACGATTCATGCACCAACACTCTGAAGTATAGAGAATTCCAAGATCTCACAATATAGCTAGTTACCAACATGAACTCAACCAAAAGGGAAATCCAAGTCATCCTTCTTAGTCTTTTGTGATGATGATGGTGTCAAGACCAACCTGTGCACACACTTCCACTAATCAATCGAGCAGCCTGCAACTAGCACACAAACACAATGCCAAGTAAACCTGCCTACCAAGGTTGGAGCAGATTGGCTCATACAGAATGGTTTACAAGGATTTAAACCTAGGATCTCCCAATTGTTACACCTAAGCATCAAGAACTCACCAATCTCTTTGGGCCAAATCCAAGTCATTCTTCTTAAATTGAAAAACATGATGTAATCGTTCTCACAAACAGTTCATGACTTCAGCAGATTCCACACAAGCAAAGCAAGGGTAAAGACAATTGGAAAGCCACTCGACTAAATAATCAAGCCAGCAACCAAACTCTTTCTTGTCACTAATACAGGAAGTAGTGCATACTTCAGCAGCTTTTGAGTAAATTATATCGAATCTGTGTCTCAAAACTTCCGCAAGTCCTGGAGTACAGGTTCTCAATAAGGACACAAGACAACTCACAGGCAGCTATACCATCACCACCGTGTTAGCAAAATGCAGATATTCAGAAAAAAGTCGAGCTTTCTTGATAAAAGTTTAATTGACCAGTCTATACAGATTTTACAATCAACCAATTAACTTAAATTTAAGGCATGACTAATACCaataaatttgagctttattagAAGGCCCATTCACACATTTGTTCTGTATTGATATAGTGGAAGAAATCAGCTCTCTCCCTAGCATATGATCTCTAACATCTGTACTTGGTTTAAAATATTGTTGTGAACAAAGACCTTACAACCAATTGACATATTTTATTGCAAGTCTGAAAACAATAGCATGGTTGATACTGAGAAAAGATCCCAGCAAGATTTAGGAGTTGTGCATTGATAAGCAAGCAAACGACTTATCAGGTGAGTCATCGAGAAATGTATGTAACCTCACATAATGTAGATGGGATACCTTTGGAGGCTTAAATGGATAATCTGGTGGAAAATGAATGGTCACAAGAAACACTCCGCCAGCATAAGGACTGTCCGATGGACCCATCAGTGTCGCTTGCCAGTGAAACATATCTTCAGCAACTGGGCCTGATACAAGCAACATCACAATAATCAGAGAACAACACCCCCCACGGATATCTTTAAAAGGATTCACAAAACTACTTCCCTAATACAAACAGCAAAAGAAAAAAGCAGAAAGACTCAAATAGCTTTCTAGATGCAGATTGTAAACACGTTACAAGAATAAACACAGACATCGTATGCACAAGCCACCTTAGCTACATGCAGGTCTTTCAAAATTATGCATCATGTGCAATTTGTAACCTTACAATGTATCATTTGATACTAAACACCGGAAAAGCAATCATCTGGCCTTCTCTTATTATTGTTCCTCCTGCATTTAGCTTCATTAGGTGCGAGGGGAGCAAAGTTATATTACAGTAAAGAACGCAAGGACACAACCTCCAAAAAAAACATCATTGAACCAAGAATGTCATGACCTCCACAAGTAACATGATGTAACACTTCCAAATGTAAAACAGATGAACGGGAAACATAAAAGTCTCATCTCAATGCCACAACCTAATTCCTCCCCAACCTTCAGAAGACTAGAGAATTCTTTCTTCTATGAGGCAGAAGCCTAGATGCGGGTTTAGGACGAACCCAGGACCTTCTGCTCAAACAGTGTACACATTAAATTTACAACCCCGGTATGAGCATTTGACATCATCATTCTAAAatctacaaaccataaatttgaaatcatgcCTCCATCTCTGCTTATCCTCATACACAAGGCACATCATCTCAGACTTTGGGAAGTCATATTGACAGATGAAAATTCAACATTTCAAGCCAATttaaaaaacaatatgaaaaccTTTTAGTTCTGGTTtcattcttttcttctttttccccTTGGTTATCTCATCCACTCACTTGTTTACAGCAAGCATAAATGCATGATAAACTTTTTCTCACCAAACCAGACTTAGTTAATACATCAATTATAACTAAGTGCTTCTTCAGAAAGCTTTTTTTTGGGTACAAAAGACAGTTTTTTTTCATTAACAGTATTCTCACACAACCTTACTCGACAAAACATCAGccaattttggaaaaaaaaggaaagaataatcatcaaaaaatcataacaacaataatatacccagtctaatcccacaagtggaatGGGTCGTGAGAATAGactgtatgcagaccttaccctGCCTAAAGGTAGataccttacccctaccttgaaaGGTAGAGTTGTTTCCGTTATACCCTCAGttcaaaaaacattttttttgataaccCAAACCAAAAAACTAatcattacaacaacaacatacgaAGTGTAACCCAACAAGTGGGGTGGGGTCCGAAGAGGATAGAGCATATGCAAACCTTACCCCTGCCTTGTGAACAAGGTAGGGATTTTATTTCTGATATACCCTCAGCTCAAGAAACAATCTTTTCGATAACCCCAAACCAAAAAATAACCATCCAAACATAAAAACTACATaactcaaaaaaaaaggaacaaaaagaTTTATAGATGGTACCAGCACTGCAAGAGGTAGGAGGATCTTTCTGGAGATCCTTGAGCTCTTTCAAAATCCTCTTGGATGCCATTTCCGTACACAAAATCCCtaatcacaacaacaacaacaaaacccTAAATCAGCTTAAGTAGATAACAAAGATTTTTACATGTATAgcaacacatatacacaaatatatatacatatatacaaaaaaaatcgGAATTGAAAGATGAAAAGAGAATTGTTTCATACCTCAGAAATCCTCCTACTcagttttgattattttttttctggAAATGGTAGAGTTTTTAGGTGAAAGAAGAAAGACGGTATTTATAGGCACAAAAAGCAAGAAAATTTTAGGTACAGTGAACTCGTTTGGTAACTTTTTTTATGTTCATTTACAACCCTATTATTATGTAAATGTTGCATTTTGATCCCTTTTGAACTTGTATTCATGCTTTTTTGTGAGTACAAAATTTTTGGGTTCAAGGTTTATGAATTCGgaagtttattatatatgtacatatttgTATATTCTTGTAAATATATAAGGttttaatcaaaataattgaattctATCGAATTGACACCTCATACTAGCTACACAATTCAAATTATATGCATTTAgcacaaataatatgaaatttgaaatgaacatatgataaaaatatatatgtatttcctTTTGATGGTAAATGTCAAAAGATATGTTCAAAATACATATGTATTTCCTTTTGAAGGTAAATGTCAAAAGGATgaggacgagggtaaggaggggtgagtgggttaaaggagcgtctaaactgagagtaggttcttggaacactAGGACGTTAAGTCGTTAACaaaaaaatccatagagctagttaagattataaagaagaggaagattaatatagcatGTGTCCAAGAGACTagatgggtaggttctaaagctaagaaagtagacgggtataagttttggttctctggtagatcaaaGTATAGAAATGGGGTAGACATTTAGTACATAGTGATTTAAAGGATCAGGTGGtagaggttaggagagtcattgataggatgatgtcgattaaggtggtcattgaaggaatcacgttgaacattattagtgcttatgtgCCGCAAACGGGCTTAGGCGAGGAGGTTAAGAGgtgcttttgggaggatttggacgaatTAGTTGGAGGCATACCGCCTattgagaagcttttcgtgggaagggatttcaatgggcacattgggtctatttcgggagggtatgatgatgtgcatagAGGCTTTgacttcggggacagaaatggaggtggagtctcacttttggatttcgcaagagcttttgggctGGTGCTAGCCAATTTGAGttttccaaagaaggaggaccattTGGTAACCTTTCGTAGTTCGGTGGTTAAAACccaaatatattttctactctctaggaaggatgataaaagactgtgcaaagactgtaagttCATTCCAATCGACAACTTTaaaacccgacataagctcttggtgatggatttaggaaTCAAGATGACGCGAAAGAAGAGGGTcagggatgaccgacctaggatcagatcgGGGAGTTTGACTACGGCTAGTGCCCTAAAGAtagaagagaaattgaaggatatgggggcctaggatagtagtggggatgcgaatagtatgtgggataggacgactagttgtattagggctgTAGAAAGGGAAGTGTTGAGAGTCTCGACATGTAGTCATaatcggcatcgaggggactggtggtggaatggagaagtgcaagggaaagtggaagcaaagaagatggcgtatgcgaagttgatagaaagtacggatgaggtggagaagtggacgaatagggaactttataagatagcaagGAAGGAGgagaagtcggcggtttcgacggcaaaaacggcagtttttgaacgtctttatgctgaactagaagaaaaaggcagggatagaaaattgttcaggctagccagggcgcgggaaagaagggcacgcgatatggaccaagtgaagtgcattaaggatgaacatggaaaagtattggtagaggagaccctcattagacagagatgacagtcatacatttataaactcttgaatggagaaggggacagagagtttgtgttgggagatttggaacatacaaggAGGCGCCATGATTTTGGgggttgcaggagtattacgtTCGAGGAGATTAAGGGTGCTATTCGTAGGATGCAATATGGAAGAGCGACTGGACCTGACGAGATTTCTGAGAAATTTTAGAAAAGCGCGAGCtcgtaggtttggagtggctgaccaggttatttaatgtcatccttAAGACGGCAAAGATGCCCAAAGAAtagaggtcgagcgtaatgatccctctatacaaaaacaagggggatatccagagctgcgataactatagaggtatcaagcttctaagccatactatgaaattgtggaaaatagtggtagagatgagggtgaggagaggagtgTCTATTTCATAGAACCATTTCGGATTTATACCGgtacgctcaactacagaagccatccatcttatgaggagactggtggagcagtatatggagaggaagagagacttgcatatagtattcattgacctagaaaaggcttatgataaagttccacgagagatactgtggagatgtctggaggctaaagCTGTACTGATGGCgtatattagggtgatcaaggacatgtatgagggtgccaaaaccagggtaggGATAGTAGaagggactcagagcacttttcagttgtgatggggttacattaactccatttttatttgccttggtgatggatggattgacgcgataaattcaaggtAAGGTGCCATgatgtatgcttttcgcggatgacatagtcctgatcgatgataCTCGTAatggagttaacgctaagctggaggattggagacataccttagagtataaaggatttaagctgagtaggaccaagacagagtacttagagtgcaagttcagtgagacacctcagtaggttggcgcggaagttaggattggtgaccaagccatccaaaaaaagtaatttcaaaaaccttgggtctatcatgcaaggcagcggggagattgacgaggatgtcacacaccgtattggagcagggtggatgaaatgtaGGCTCGCTTTCGGTGTGCTAGTGACAAGAAactgccaccacaacttaaggacaatttctacaaagtggtggttagaccagctatgttatatggggcggagtgttggccagttaaggtctctcacattcaaaatatgaaagttgccgagatgagaatgttgaaataGATGTGTGGGTATACTAGGAGAGACAGAATTAGGAACGAGGCTATTCAGACAAGATAGGAATGACCTCGGTGGAAGAAAGATGCGAGAAAtgtgactgagatggtttgggcatgtgaagaggagagacctAGATGCactagtgcggaggtgtgagaggttgaccaTAGATGATTTCAGAAGAAGTAGGGGTAggtcgaagaaatattggggagatgtgattagacaggacatggcgcagctGCAGCTTActgaggatatgaccttag
The genomic region above belongs to Solanum dulcamara chromosome 5, daSolDulc1.2, whole genome shotgun sequence and contains:
- the LOC129888667 gene encoding ubiquitin-conjugating enzyme E2 10, whose translation is MASKRILKELKDLQKDPPTSCSAGPVAEDMFHWQATLMGPSDSPYAGGVFLVTIHFPPDYPFKPPKVAFRTKVFHPNINSNGSICLDILKEQWSPALTISKVLLSICSLLTDPNPDDPLVPEIAHMYKTDKSKYEATARSWTQKYAMG